The window AGAACGAGACTGGGAGCGGGATTTGGAACGAGACTCTGAACGGGAAGCCGACCGGGAGCGGGAGCGGGCTTTAGCGGGCGAGGGGGAACGGGACTTGGACTTGGATTTAGACCTGGCTCTAGATTTTGTTTCTGCAGGCGAGCGTGAACGGGAGCGGGAAGCCCTCTCCGGCTCGCCTCCTTCATCATCACTCTTGGGGGGCTCGTGGCCCTTTGAGCCAGATTTCCTTGAGTGATCTTTAATGCCTGACCTGGAACGAGACCTGGAGCGAGAGCGGGATCTGGACCGGGAATCATCCTTCTTGagcttctttccttcttttttactctttttgcTCTTGGGGCTGCGACTCCTGCTGTGGTCCTTGTTCTTCTGAGCGCCGTTGCtgcgctcctcttcctcttttttgctCTTGCTCTTGTTCTTCTTGCTACGGGAGCGGCTGCGGGAACGGGATGCCGCCCTGCATACAAAGTCAGAAGAATTTGGtgttggaaagaaaaaaaaaaaggaactatTTCCACACATTTCTAAGTTTATTTTACCAGTAAAAAAGAGAAGGCCAAATGATAATTTGGCTAACTTCCCAGAGATGACATCACCAGCTCTTACAGTTTACACGTCTCACCTGGAGTGGGAGCGGCTACGGCTGCTGCTCTCGCTTCGGCTGCGGCTCTTGCGAGATCTGCGACTCCTGGAGCGAGACCTGAGATGACAAACATCAAAAATGGCCGTTATTCTATAGGGTTATTAGTTTCTCCTGCTTATAACCCTTGGGAACTGTTTGGGCTCAAAAGggacatttttgttgcttttatgcGTTTTTCTCTCATTAAATCAGTTAAGGCTAAATAAATGAAACCTTGCCATTAATTTTCTTATTAATCTTTCCTAATTCCTTAATgtctgtcattggaagtgtatagaatagcagattttcactgtacacacaatacctaaaatggtcaaaaatggtccaattgattcccattataaccacatatttttcatatactataagcatatgtatatactgtattggcccgaatataagacgaccctgattataagacgaaccctctttttcaagagggtttgaaaaaagacttttgaacaccaaatttaatttttatacagaaaataattacagtacatctgaaaaaaataattataacaatatattcgacagaaaaagcatgttattttgcctcattcaaatcatgcaaaaacagtctatcacatcttaatatctgaacatttaaatatgtaaactaaagtgcaatcacatttgtaaatgaatggcttctggTTTTTGAAATAAACCAATCTACTGATAAAACAACAAGATTGCAATAACTGCATTAACTATCAAAGTGAAGTCTAACTAAATGTAGTCTTGAAACAAATCTGAATAAGGAAAAACattgcaataaaataatgaaaactggTTTAAACTTGGGAGTAGCTGAGATCTGTCATGTCAGAACGTTACTCccgattgtcgctacgtttctccattttctgttatctcttctcttcttttctttcttactgctattttttatttttcttcgtCGTAACGGGTTcactttggcctggggagttaagttcagcattcgctttaatgATAtatggcgccatctagcgttgtgaatgggtataatgtctagaccccaaatGTAAAGACGACCcacactttttcagtcttatttcaatgcaaaaacacaGTCTTATATTCGCACCAATACGGTATATTAtctatatatattactatatacaataatgctagcatgttataatgaaacatgatcctcattgtctgcagcaagacacTGCCCCCACAacccagacacagacccacTGTCTTTTacacaccagaaaaaaaatgttttttcattcatccaatagttgtaatatctttatcacaagtattaaactgtgcactaacttttggaaatattcaatattttgtgattttcccattggaagaaaaacagggttctgATGGCAAATTCCGtataaacatatactgtataataataataataaactttacATCTATGGATAGGTCTCTTTACATCTatggataggtctgaagtaatggaaaagatctcatgcattaaaattaaaaaaaatatttctgtattacctttttttttttttaaaagacttaTGAGACAGCCTTTTTGTGACCCgattaggtaatgtgtgtagcCATTTTAAAAGATCCCTGAGGGTTAAATCTAAATGAAGATATTATTCAAGTGGTGCAATTAACAATCTTTCCAATGAAAGCACATGAGATGTGCTGCTAGGTTACCGCAACGTGTCTTACCTGGAACGGCTGCGACTGCGGGAATAAGAGCGTCTGCGTTTGGCTCCAGGGCGGTCCTCAATGAGCCGGATCTTC of the Antennarius striatus isolate MH-2024 chromosome 14, ASM4005453v1, whole genome shotgun sequence genome contains:
- the srsf4 gene encoding serine/arginine-rich splicing factor 4 isoform X3, translating into MKTAFPIRPRPGGGYGRWGRDRYGPPIRTDYRLIVENLSSRCSWQDLKDYMRQAGEVTYADTHKGRKNEGVIEFRLYSDMKRALDKLDGTEVNGRKIRLIEDRPGAKRRRSYSRSRSRSRSRSRSRRSRKSRSRSESSSRSRSHSRAASRSRSRSRSKKNKSKSKKEEEERSNGAQKNKDHSRSRSPKSKKSKKEGKKLKKDDSRSRSRSRSRSRSRSGIKDHSRKSGSKGHEPPKSDDEGGEPERASRSRSRSPAETKSRARSKSKSKSRSPSPAKARSRSRSASRSESRSKSRSQSRSRSRSRS
- the srsf4 gene encoding serine/arginine-rich splicing factor 4 isoform X1, translating into MSRVYIGRLSYRAREKDVERFFKGYGKILEVDLKNGYGFVEFDDARDADDAVYDLNGKELCGERVIVEHTKGPRRDGGYGGRSGYGRWGRDRYGPPIRTDYRLIVENLSSRCSWQDLKDYMRQAGEVTYADTHKGRKNEGVIEFRLYSDMKRALDKLDGTEVNGRKIRLIEDRPGAKRRRSYSRSRSRSRSRSRSRRSRKSRSRSESSSRSRSHSRAASRSRSRSRSKKNKSKSKKEEEERSNGAQKNKDHSRSRSPKSKKSKKEGKKLKKDDSRSRSRSRSRSRSRSGIKDHSRKSGSKGHEPPKSDDEGGEPERASRSRSRSPAETKSRARSKSKSKSRSPSPAKARSRSRSASRSESRSKSRSQSRSRSRSRS
- the srsf4 gene encoding serine/arginine-rich splicing factor 4 isoform X2, whose protein sequence is MKTAFPIRPRPGGEDAMGLGTDVGSALIGGYGRWGRDRYGPPIRTDYRLIVENLSSRCSWQDLKDYMRQAGEVTYADTHKGRKNEGVIEFRLYSDMKRALDKLDGTEVNGRKIRLIEDRPGAKRRRSYSRSRSRSRSRSRSRRSRKSRSRSESSSRSRSHSRAASRSRSRSRSKKNKSKSKKEEEERSNGAQKNKDHSRSRSPKSKKSKKEGKKLKKDDSRSRSRSRSRSRSRSGIKDHSRKSGSKGHEPPKSDDEGGEPERASRSRSRSPAETKSRARSKSKSKSRSPSPAKARSRSRSASRSESRSKSRSQSRSRSRSRS